In Oreochromis aureus strain Israel breed Guangdong linkage group 15, ZZ_aureus, whole genome shotgun sequence, a single genomic region encodes these proteins:
- the LOC120433103 gene encoding uncharacterized protein LOC120433103 isoform X2 has protein sequence MDEFRWIQMFLCLMLMIQIAVSVNETSMFMKVGGDVTLLCLNVIDEQNNCDGTTWIFASRNKETVELITLGQIGEEAETKSDRLSVTANCSLLIKKLTVDDVGFYYCQQYKVEETPSKHTLVHQSLVDLSVITLTEHKDTDKVTLSCSVVTYEQCHHTVKWLLKGQAVEKENKQIVTSQTDCSTTLSFLEHHYFNSSRHKILKFEVTDTKTGKVQLFTFSRQTSGEETGVQWFIIPAVGLVSLLIIVVVFIRWKRTRGNKTQMDEDAGLSLNPAETRSAPQTSQDSGWAYRVYLTSRPMVAGIGSSPPSDPDKDKQKRMDEWTMLMWWRRYKYLGIHIWPLNKLLLITVTLTSLI, from the exons atGGATGAATTCAGAtggattcaaatgtttttatgtctGATGCTGATGATTCAGATTGCAG TATCTGTAAATGAAACATCCATGTTTATGAAAGTTGGAggtgacgtcactctgctttGTCTAAATGTGATAGATGAGCAGAATAACTGCGATGGTACTACGTGGATCTTTGCTtcaagaaacaaagaaacagtagAGCTGATCACACTTGGACAGATTGGTGAAGAAGCCGAAACTAAATCAGACAGACTGAGTGTTACAGCGAACTGTTCTCTGCTTATAAAGAAGCTCACAGTTGACGATGTTGGTTTTTATTACTGTCAACAATACAAAGTCGAGGAAACACCATCTAAACACACTCTGGTTCATCAGTCTTTGGTTGATCTCTCTGTTATTACCT TGACTGAACATAAGGACACTGATAAGGTGACGTTAAGCTGCTCTGTGGTGACATATGAACAGTGTCATCACACAGTGAAGTGGCTGCTTAAAGGTCAAGCTGTGGAAAAAGAGAACAAACAAATAGTGACTTCACAGACTGACTGCTCCACCACTCTGTCTTTTCTGGAGCATCATTACTTTAACTCATCACGTCATAAAATACTGAAGTTTGAAGTGACTGATactaaaacaggaaaagtgcagctgtttaccttCAGCCGTCAGACCTCAGGTGAGGAAACAG GTGTCCAGTGGTTCATCATTCCAGCTGTGGGTTTGGTCTCACTCTTGATAATAGTTGTGGTTTTCATCAGATGGAAGAGAACTAGAG gaaataaaacacagatggaTGAAGATGCT GGACTGAGTTTAAACCCTGCAGAGACTCGGTCTGCTCCTCAAACCAGTCAGGACTCA GGCTGGGCATACAGGGTGTACCTCACCTCTCGCCccatggtagctgggataggctccagcccccccagTGACCCTGATaaagataagcagaagagaatggatgaatggacaATGTTGATGTGGTGGAGGAGGTACAAGTATCTGGGCATCCACATCTGGCCATTGAACAAATTGTTGCTCATTACAGTCACACTGACCTCCCTTATTTAA
- the LOC120433103 gene encoding uncharacterized protein LOC120433103 isoform X1, translating into MDEFRWIQMFLCLMLMIQIAVFSTVSVNETSMFMKVGGDVTLLCLNVIDEQNNCDGTTWIFASRNKETVELITLGQIGEEAETKSDRLSVTANCSLLIKKLTVDDVGFYYCQQYKVEETPSKHTLVHQSLVDLSVITLTEHKDTDKVTLSCSVVTYEQCHHTVKWLLKGQAVEKENKQIVTSQTDCSTTLSFLEHHYFNSSRHKILKFEVTDTKTGKVQLFTFSRQTSGEETGVQWFIIPAVGLVSLLIIVVVFIRWKRTRGNKTQMDEDAGLSLNPAETRSAPQTSQDSGWAYRVYLTSRPMVAGIGSSPPSDPDKDKQKRMDEWTMLMWWRRYKYLGIHIWPLNKLLLITVTLTSLI; encoded by the exons atGGATGAATTCAGAtggattcaaatgtttttatgtctGATGCTGATGATTCAGATTGCAG TCTTCTCAACAGTATCTGTAAATGAAACATCCATGTTTATGAAAGTTGGAggtgacgtcactctgctttGTCTAAATGTGATAGATGAGCAGAATAACTGCGATGGTACTACGTGGATCTTTGCTtcaagaaacaaagaaacagtagAGCTGATCACACTTGGACAGATTGGTGAAGAAGCCGAAACTAAATCAGACAGACTGAGTGTTACAGCGAACTGTTCTCTGCTTATAAAGAAGCTCACAGTTGACGATGTTGGTTTTTATTACTGTCAACAATACAAAGTCGAGGAAACACCATCTAAACACACTCTGGTTCATCAGTCTTTGGTTGATCTCTCTGTTATTACCT TGACTGAACATAAGGACACTGATAAGGTGACGTTAAGCTGCTCTGTGGTGACATATGAACAGTGTCATCACACAGTGAAGTGGCTGCTTAAAGGTCAAGCTGTGGAAAAAGAGAACAAACAAATAGTGACTTCACAGACTGACTGCTCCACCACTCTGTCTTTTCTGGAGCATCATTACTTTAACTCATCACGTCATAAAATACTGAAGTTTGAAGTGACTGATactaaaacaggaaaagtgcagctgtttaccttCAGCCGTCAGACCTCAGGTGAGGAAACAG GTGTCCAGTGGTTCATCATTCCAGCTGTGGGTTTGGTCTCACTCTTGATAATAGTTGTGGTTTTCATCAGATGGAAGAGAACTAGAG gaaataaaacacagatggaTGAAGATGCT GGACTGAGTTTAAACCCTGCAGAGACTCGGTCTGCTCCTCAAACCAGTCAGGACTCA GGCTGGGCATACAGGGTGTACCTCACCTCTCGCCccatggtagctgggataggctccagcccccccagTGACCCTGATaaagataagcagaagagaatggatgaatggacaATGTTGATGTGGTGGAGGAGGTACAAGTATCTGGGCATCCACATCTGGCCATTGAACAAATTGTTGCTCATTACAGTCACACTGACCTCCCTTATTTAA
- the LOC120433103 gene encoding uncharacterized protein LOC120433103 isoform X3: MDEFRWIQMFLCLMLMIQIAVFSTVSVNETSMFMKVGGDVTLLCLNVIDEQNNCDGTTWIFASRNKETVELITLGQIGEEAETKSDRLSVTANCSLLIKKLTVDDVGFYYCQQYKVEETPSKHTLVHQSLVDLSVITLTEHKDTDKVTLSCSVVTYEQCHHTVKWLLKGQAVEKENKQIVTSQTDCSTTLSFLEHHYFNSSRHKILKFEVTDTKTGKVQLFTFSRQTSGEETGVQWFIIPAVGLVSLLIIVVVFIRWKRTRGNKTQMDEDAGLSLNPAETRSAPQTSQDSVDPEVSYATISYTKTNNKVQVRGDDEGDAVTYSTVKAHSSSHSSL, from the exons atGGATGAATTCAGAtggattcaaatgtttttatgtctGATGCTGATGATTCAGATTGCAG TCTTCTCAACAGTATCTGTAAATGAAACATCCATGTTTATGAAAGTTGGAggtgacgtcactctgctttGTCTAAATGTGATAGATGAGCAGAATAACTGCGATGGTACTACGTGGATCTTTGCTtcaagaaacaaagaaacagtagAGCTGATCACACTTGGACAGATTGGTGAAGAAGCCGAAACTAAATCAGACAGACTGAGTGTTACAGCGAACTGTTCTCTGCTTATAAAGAAGCTCACAGTTGACGATGTTGGTTTTTATTACTGTCAACAATACAAAGTCGAGGAAACACCATCTAAACACACTCTGGTTCATCAGTCTTTGGTTGATCTCTCTGTTATTACCT TGACTGAACATAAGGACACTGATAAGGTGACGTTAAGCTGCTCTGTGGTGACATATGAACAGTGTCATCACACAGTGAAGTGGCTGCTTAAAGGTCAAGCTGTGGAAAAAGAGAACAAACAAATAGTGACTTCACAGACTGACTGCTCCACCACTCTGTCTTTTCTGGAGCATCATTACTTTAACTCATCACGTCATAAAATACTGAAGTTTGAAGTGACTGATactaaaacaggaaaagtgcagctgtttaccttCAGCCGTCAGACCTCAGGTGAGGAAACAG GTGTCCAGTGGTTCATCATTCCAGCTGTGGGTTTGGTCTCACTCTTGATAATAGTTGTGGTTTTCATCAGATGGAAGAGAACTAGAG gaaataaaacacagatggaTGAAGATGCT GGACTGAGTTTAAACCCTGCAGAGACTCGGTCTGCTCCTCAAACCAGTCAGGACTCA GTGGATCCTGAAGTTTCCTACGCTACCATCAGCTACACCAAGACCAACAATAAAGTTCAG GTTCGGGGTGATGATGAAGGTGATGCAGTGACCTACAGCACTGTGAAGGCTCATTCCTCTTCTCACTCGTCACTCTGA